The Sebastes fasciatus isolate fSebFas1 chromosome 4, fSebFas1.pri, whole genome shotgun sequence genome window below encodes:
- the b4galnt3b gene encoding beta-1,4-N-acetylgalactosaminyltransferase 3 has protein sequence MFAAFFPVKKLRRHSKHLLFGLILLLGLAAVYHEMVTTTAWSSDASMNTDVNGSSWWRDLFDQGVRKDHLADSVEDSGSVGNSDAWRSSYTPQTWKPEYKGQANLHGFEDWCGGSTADLYRNPHYPLYPHSRTTVQKLAVYPHWTNYGLRIFGYLHPYADGEFVFAVSSGDNSELWLSTDDSPLNVQLLAWVGKTGAEWSAPGEFEKYASQVSKPVWLSAQRKYFFEVIHKQDDRGTDHVEVAWQLLDQGLRFKVIDNTHISLYVNESALLMGDTAHIPQMAASHQQTLTKQQNANADMLREDPRDALYHVPLINSKFLQGVLPDCSYKPIYTIKDFPVGRYQGLQFVHLSFIYPNDYTRLTHMDTENSCFYPESVKRLGFSKYMKLDSPDMKSTKNYEKFADEPYKREKKAKPAQVDNKLFQDYGDDYDDYAKRNRRKLFSLVVQETNNMLKNTSDTTMHVDESQGKFPKPPPEPQKPAERLQSSQTSIHHPALQQNRKESKLEGRVKKAEQIKPKRKLRPAKKQKLKSVETAVRPNPLKPVDSEQLKAKEGPAVPSQQLNSKQHRRQRYRKMNQTQIQRLKDSKLQPLERDAALPDKAEEQRFVIREMELQLPTTKRFIPAQRDLDQLGDRLNQWDIDARHRRNKVIKMKMPLQGLENNTKMMANDKLDKSDTKVEDQEGKEDEVYNQAESWRDTKINSLWGKEGDYDQGFDGGPYDDEPALVFDTEVKWSQTFQVSHLDLQAQRTDRINLSCGVLGNLLLHSRDALPIVKAFMDQLYKKHPGQFTLVRVINVVKRSDGIHGSRYFLELELKDVNSQLVRLSHYIYTLTRQSKQSIEDFNNQNLKPQLVLCNPVGFRWNPAATVHFIVPVKNQARWVQQMIANMEHLFRETKDTNFNLIMIDYNSSDMDVRKALQKSSLPRYEYVKLSGNFERSAGLQAGVDLLTDSHSIVFLCDLHLHFPPAIIDTIRKNCVEGYMAFAPIVMRLECGATPLDARGNWEVNGFGLLGIYKSDLVAVGGMNTREYKDRWGGEDWELLDRILKGGLEVERIYMRNFFHYFHSKRGMWNRRMKPSHR, from the exons TGCAA GTATGAATACTGACGTTAACGGCAGCAGCTGGTGGAGAGACCTGTTTGACCAAGGG gtcAGAAAGGACCATCTAGCAGACTCTGTGGAGGATTCAGGCTCTGTGGGGAATTCAGACGCTTGGAGGTCCAGCTACACTCCACAAACCTGGAAaccagag TACAAGGGCCAGGCCAATCTGCACGGCTTTGAGGACTGGTGTGGCGGTTCTACAGCTGACCTCTACAGGAACCCGCACTACCCGCTGTATCCTCAT TCCAGGACTACAGTGCAGAAGCTGGCCGTCTATCCTCATTGGACCAACTACGGGCTCAGGATATTTGGTTATCTACATCCATATGCTGACG GAGAGTTTGTGTTTGCTGTGAGCTCTGGCGACAACTCTGAGTTGTGGCTCAGCACAGATGACTCTCCCCTCAACGTGCAGTTACTGGCATGGGTTGGGAAG ACTGGCGCAGAATGGTCAGCGCCGGGCGAGTTTGAGAAGTATGCCAGTCAGGTCTCCAAACCAGTTTG GCTGTCTGCTCAGAGGAAGTACTTCTTTGAAGTTATCCACAAGCAAGACGACAGAGGGACGGACCATGTGGAGGTTGCA TGGCAGCTCCTTGACCAAGGCCTTAGGTTCAAGGTTATTGATAACACTCACATCTCCCTCTATGTTA ATGAGTCTGCGTTGTTAATGGGTGACACAGCACACATACCACAGATGGCTGCAAGCCACCAGCAAACCCTCACAAAACAGCAGAACGCCAACGCAGACATGCTGAGGGAGGACCCGCGAGACGCTCTTTACCACG tGCCTTTGATAAACAGCAAGTTCCTACAAGGTGTCCTGCCCGACTGCTCATACAAACCAATCTACACAATAAAAGACTTTCCTGTCGGGCGCTATCAAGGACTGcagttt GTCCACTTGTCCTTCATCTACCCCAACGACTACACCCGACTCACACACATGGACACTGAGAACAGCTGCTTCTACCCCGAAAGCGTGAAGAG GTTGGGTTTCTCCAAATACATGAAACTAGATAGTCCTGAtatgaaaagcacaaaaaattaTGAGAAGTTTGCCGATGAACCCtataaaagagaaaagaaggCCAAGCCTGCCCAGGTGGATAACAAACTTTTTCAAGACTATGGggatgattatgatgattatgCAAAGAGAAACAGGCGCAAACTCTTCTCCTTAGTCGTGCAAGAAACTAACAACATGCTGAAGAACACCTCTGACACAACAATGCACGTAGATGAGTCGCAGGGGAAATTCCCAAAGCCTCCGCCAGAGCCACAGAAACCAGCTGAGCGTCTGCAGTCATCACAAACCTCAATACATCACCCGGCCCTGCAACAGAACCGGAAAGAGTCGAAGCTAGAGGGTCGGGTTAAAAAAGCAGAGCAGATAAAACCAAAGAGAAAGTTGAGACcagcaaagaaacaaaaactCAAATCAGTAGAGACCGCTGTGAGACCAAATCCACTGAAACCAGTGGACAGCGAGCAGCTTAAAGCAAAGGAAGGACCAGCAGTCCCGTCACAGCAGCTCAATTCTAAACAGCATCGTAGGCAGAGGTACCGTAAAATGAACCAAACCCAAATCCAGAGACTCAAAGACTCAAAGCTTCAACCCTTGGAGAGGGATGCTGCTCTGCCTGACAAGGCCGAGGAGCAGAGGTTTGTAATCAGAGAAATGGAGCTCCAGCTACCCACCACAAAGCGTTTTATCCCTGCCCAGAGAGACCTGGACCAACTTGGGGATAGGCTAAATCAGTGGGACATAGATGCCAGACACCGCAGGAATAAGGTGATAAAGATGAAAATGCCTCTACAGGGTCtggaaaataatacaaagatgATGGCTAACGACAAATTGGACAAGTCGGATACGAAAGTGGAGGACCAAGAGGGAAAGGAAGACGAGGTTTACAACCAGGCTGAGAGCTGGAGAGACACCAAGATAAACTCTCTGTGGGGAAAAGAGGGAGACTATGATCAAGGCTTTGATGGTGGGCCTTATGATGACGAACCTGCGCTGGTGTTTGACACTGAGGTCAAATGGAGCCAGACATTCCAGGTTAGCCACCTGGACCTTCAGGCACAGCGGACAGATCGGATCAACCTGAGCTGCGGCGTCTTAGGCAACCTGCTCCTCCACTCCAGGGACGCTCTGCCCATAGTCAAAGCTTTCATGGACCAACTCTACAAAAAGCACCCAGG GCAGTTTACATTGGTGCGTGTGATTAACGTGGTGAAGCGCTCCGACGGGATCCATGGCAGCCGCTACTttctggagctggagctgaaggATGTAAACAGCCAGCTGGTGCGCCTGTCGCACTACATCTACACTCTGACTCGCCAGAGCAAACAAAGCATTGAGGACTTCAATAACCAAAACCTGAAACCTCAGCTGGTGCTGTGTAACCCGGTGGGCTTCCGCTGGAATCCTGCCGCCACCGTCCACTTCATAGTACCGG TGAAGAACCAGGCTCGCTGGGTGCAGCAGATGATTGCAAACATGGAACATCTGTTCAGAGAAACCAAAGACACCAACTTCAATCTCATCATGATTGACTACAACAGCAGTGACATGGATGTGAGGAAGGCTCTACAGAAATCTTCACtacccag GTACGAGTATGTGAAGCTGAGCGGAAACTTTGAGCGTTCTGCTGGTCTGCAGGCCGGTGTCGACCTTCTAACT GATAGCCACAgcattgtgtttctttgtgaCCTCCACCTCCACTTCCCTCCTGCCATCATCGACACCATCAGGAAGAACTGTGTGGAGGGATACATGGCGTTTGCTCCAATAGTCATGAGGCTGGAGTGCGGGGCTACGCCATTAGACGCCAGAG GTAATTGGGAGGTCAATGGCTTTGGCCTGCTGGGGATCTATAAGTCAGATCTGGTCGCAGTGGGAGGAATGAACACCAGAGAATATAAAGACCGCTGGGGAGGAGAAGACTGGGAGCTCCTCGACAG GATTCTCAAGGGAGGACTGGAAGTGGAGCGGATCTACATGAGGAACTTCTTCCACTACTTTCACTCCAAACGTGGCATGTGGAACCGGCGAATGAAGCCCAGCCACAGATGA
- the tnni1c gene encoding troponin I, skeletal, slow c produces the protein MSYLYYFQPKSKISASRRLSLKILLLTRATEALEAEKAAREEQKVCYLGEKLPPLQLIGLNTDDLQKVCKQIHENIDTVDEERYDCEAKVIKNYRDINELKLKVADLGGKFKKPALRKVRVSADEMLKALFGSKTKASMDLRGNLKSVKKEDIKQEKEMTMEVGDWRKNVEAMSGMEGRKKMFAGE, from the exons ATGTCATATCTTTACTATTTTCAGCCCAAATCCAAGATTTCAGCCTCCCGCAGGCTATCATTGAAG ATCCTCTTGCTGACTCGTGCAACAGAAGCGCTGGAGGCCGAGAAGGCTGCCAGAGAGGAACAGAAGGTCTGCTACCTGGGAGAGAAGCTTCCACCGCTGCAGCTCATTGGTTTAAACACGGATGACCTGCAG AAAGTCTGTAAGCAGATtcatgaaaatattgatacgGTGGATGAGGAGCGGTACGACTGTGAGGCCAAAGTCATCAAGAACTACAGAGAT ATCAACGAATTGAAGCTGAAGGTGGCGGACCTCGGAGGGAAGTTCAAGAAGCCGGCTCTGAGGAAGGTGAGAGTGTCGGCAGATGAGATGCTGAAAGCTCTCTTTGGATCCAAAACCAAGGCCTCCATGGACCTACGGGGAAACCTCAAGTCTGTCAAGAAAGAGGACATCAAACAAGAGAAG gAGATGACCATGGAGGTGGGTGACTGGCGTAAGAACGTGGAAGCCATGTCTGGTATGGAGGGCAGGAAGAAGATGTTTGCTGGGGAGTAA